CAGCTTGCAGGCCAGCACCCGGCCGTCATGGGCCGTGGCGCGGTGCACCTGGCCGAGCGATGCCGCGGCAGCCGGTTCCCGGCCGAACTCCTCGAACCTTTTCTGCCAGTCCGCGCCGAGTTCGGCGCGCATGCGCCGTTTGACAAATGCCCAGCCCATGGGCGGGGCACTTGCCTGGAGCTTTGCCAGTTCCGTCGTGTATTCCGGCGGCAAGGCATCAGGGATGGTCGACAGAAGCTGGGCCACTTTCATCAGCGGTCCTTTCAGACCACCAAGCGCTTCGGCCAGTTCAGCAGCATTCTTGGCATTGTCCAGTTCCATGCCGAACAGCCGCGCTCCGGCAACCTTGGCCGCGATCCCGCCCATGTTGGTACCGACCCTGGCATAGCGCCCCATACGGGCGCTGAAGCGGTTGCTTTCGCGGTCTTTGCTGTCTGCCATGAATGAACCTGCTCCCGTCGGACCGATGTCGGTGTCATCACTCTAGATAAGCATTACGGCGCGGACGTCCAACCGGACCAGCCGCCATGGTGCCGCACCTAGTCTGCGACCGCCGCCAAGGCATCTGCCAACCCGTCCCGCGTAGTCACCAGCCCCTTATAGGCCAGCTGGGCCGGATCCAGCGCTAGCAATTGTCCTCGCAGACCGGCTGCGATCTCCCGCCTGTCGGGCTGGCGCTCCAGAACGGCCAACGGATCATGATGGATCCTGATCGTGAACAGGATGTCTCCCGATCCCGGCAAGCGTATCAGGGTCTGCCTTTCGACGCGCAGGAACAGGCGCGCCAGGGCATCTTCTTCGGTTGCCAACTGGATCTGGCGCGGTTCGGGATGGTGCAGCTCTCCGTCGGGATAGACCGACCAGTTGAACCTGCAAAGCACCTGACCCGTTTTCAGATTGTCGAAGATCCGCGCCACCATCTGCCCCATCCGGCTGCCGTTGAAGCCCGGCACGCTGTCATGGATACCGGTCATCGACAGACCGAATTTTTCCGCCAGAGACCAGGAGGAAGGAAAACACAGGGCTGCGGCCACCAGCCTGTATCCGTCCGGACCAGGACGCATCAGAACCAGGTCTTCCTGAACAAGTCGCGCGGCGGTCAGCAGATCGGGCCCCTCATTGAGAGAGACCTGCCGTCCGGTGTCGGCGAGCATGACAACATCCGTGCCAACCTGGTGACTTGCTCCGCAGTGCCTTTGAAGATGGCCAACCACCAGATCAAGCACTTCCCTTTGAGCCGCTTCGGTTTGCGGTTCTGCCCGAAAGACCGCGTCGCGCGCCTCTTTGAAAAGACGTTCCTTCTCGGCAAGCTGCCGCGCCAGGCCGGAATCAACGTCCAGCCAGTCCTCTTCGGCGACCGGCTTCAGGCCGACCGTGAAGGGCTGGCTCGTGCCGTCGTAAGGTGTGTGACGAAACACGGTATCCTCGGGCTTCAACTCGCCAATCCGCGTCTTATGCCTGTTCCAGGGCTTCCAGTTCGTCGATCAGCCCTTCAATCACCGACAGACCCTTCTTCCAGAAGTCCGGGTCGGAAGCGCTGAGGCCGAACGGTGCGAGCAGCTCCGAGTGGTGTTTGGTACCACCGGCTTTCAGAAGATCGAAATACTTCTGCTGGAAGCCGGCGTCCGCGTCCTCGTAGACCGCGTAAAGCGAGTTCACCAGGCAGTCACCAAAGGCATAGGCATAGACATAGAACGGCGAATGGATGAAATGCGGAATGTAGGTCCAGAAGGTTTCGTAGCCTTCGTTCAGCTTGATGGCCGGTCCCAGGCTCTCTCCTTGGACCGACAGCCAAAGCTCACCGATCTTGTCCGCCGTCAGTTCGCCATTGCGCCGTTCCGTGTGGACCTTGCGTTCAAACGTGTAGAAGGCGATCTGTCGCACCACCGTGTTGATCATGTCCTCCGCCTTGGACGCCAGCATGATCTTGCGGGTCTGCGGATTGTCCGCCGTGGCAAGCAGCGACTTGAAGGTCAGCATTTCGCCGAAGACGCTGGCAGTTTCCGCAAGCGTCAAGGGCGTCGGCGCCATCAGCGGTCCGTTGGGCGCAGCCAGGACCTGGTGCACTCCATGGCCCAGTTCATGCGCCAGCGTCATTACATCGCGGATCTTGCCCTGATAATTCAGGAGCACGTAAGGATGTGCGCTCGGGACGGTCGGATGCGCAAATGCGCCCGGCGCCTTGCCGGAACGGGCGGGCGCATCGATCCAGCCCTTGTCGAAAAACCGCGCCGCGATCTCGGCCATGTCCGGCGAAAACGTGGAATAGGCGTTGAGCACCGTTTCCTTGGCCTCTGACCAGGGAATGACGCGCGTATCGGCATCCGGCAGCGGTGCGTTCCGGTCCCAGGTGTTGAGCTGGTCCATGCCCAGCCACTTGGCCTTGAGCTTGTAGTACCGGTGCGACAGACGCGGATAGGCGTCGCGCACGGCGGCCACCAGGGCGTCAACCACTTCCCGCTCGACCCGATTGGACAGATGCCGGCTGTCGGCAATGTCGGAAAAGTTCCGCCAGCGGTCGGAGATTTCCTTGTCCTTGGCCAGTGTGTTGGTGATCAGCGTGAAGGTGCTGAGATTATCCGAAAAGGTCTTTGTCAGCGCACCAGCGGCCTTGCGGCGTTTTTCAGGATCCGGGTCGACCAGCAGATTGAGCGTCGGCTCGATGGCCAGCAGCTCCCCGTCCACGTCATAGGTGAGCGAGGCCATGGTCTCGTCGAAAAGCCGGTTCCAGGCACTTGATCCGGTCACGGATTTTTCGTGAAACAGCTGCTCGACCCGGTCTTCCAGCTGGTAGGGCTTGCCCTTTCTCAGATCCTCGACCCACGGCCGGTAGTGGCCGAAGTGAGGGTCCGTCAGCGCCGCTTCGATGACGTCGTCCTCCACCGTGTTCATCTCCAGCGTGAAAAACAGGAGATGCGTGCTGGCCGTCGTGATCTGCTCCTGCACATCACCGTAGAATTTCTGCGATTCCGGCCGCACAGTGTTTTCCGCATAGATCAGCCCGGCAAAGGAAATCAGCCGGCCCATGACGTCTTCCAGCTCTTCGTAGGCTCGGATTGCCGTGACCAGAGCGGAGACGTTTTCGGTGGCAAGTTGGGTAAGGCGCCCCTTGTAGGATGCTTCGAACGTCTTGGCCCGCTCCAGGATTTCCTTCAGATCGGCCGTGACTTCGGGAGAATCGACGGCAGGGTAGAGATCCGTCAGATCCCATTCCGGCAGGTTGCCAAGGTCTGTGGCGGCTGAAGACTGGGGGGCAAAAACGGGTTTCGTCATGAAGCTGTTCTTCTCTGATAGCCGGAGACCGGCCCCTTGGCCGGCGTGTAGCGGTTTTGGAATTAGTAGGCCGGAGAAAGCCGCTGCTGCAATCAATCTCTATAAACTTTTTTTTTGGCCCCGCTTGGACGATTTGTTTACTCAACTGCGACCAGAATGGCTCGAAACGAGACAATTCGGGACAGTGAACCAAAAATGCAGGCACTGAGCGGCAAGATTCTCATCGTTGACGATGATCCGATCCA
This genomic interval from Labrenzia sp. VG12 contains the following:
- a CDS encoding DUF3445 domain-containing protein, translating into MFRHTPYDGTSQPFTVGLKPVAEEDWLDVDSGLARQLAEKERLFKEARDAVFRAEPQTEAAQREVLDLVVGHLQRHCGASHQVGTDVVMLADTGRQVSLNEGPDLLTAARLVQEDLVLMRPGPDGYRLVAAALCFPSSWSLAEKFGLSMTGIHDSVPGFNGSRMGQMVARIFDNLKTGQVLCRFNWSVYPDGELHHPEPRQIQLATEEDALARLFLRVERQTLIRLPGSGDILFTIRIHHDPLAVLERQPDRREIAAGLRGQLLALDPAQLAYKGLVTTRDGLADALAAVAD
- a CDS encoding M3 family oligoendopeptidase, with translation MTKPVFAPQSSAATDLGNLPEWDLTDLYPAVDSPEVTADLKEILERAKTFEASYKGRLTQLATENVSALVTAIRAYEELEDVMGRLISFAGLIYAENTVRPESQKFYGDVQEQITTASTHLLFFTLEMNTVEDDVIEAALTDPHFGHYRPWVEDLRKGKPYQLEDRVEQLFHEKSVTGSSAWNRLFDETMASLTYDVDGELLAIEPTLNLLVDPDPEKRRKAAGALTKTFSDNLSTFTLITNTLAKDKEISDRWRNFSDIADSRHLSNRVEREVVDALVAAVRDAYPRLSHRYYKLKAKWLGMDQLNTWDRNAPLPDADTRVIPWSEAKETVLNAYSTFSPDMAEIAARFFDKGWIDAPARSGKAPGAFAHPTVPSAHPYVLLNYQGKIRDVMTLAHELGHGVHQVLAAPNGPLMAPTPLTLAETASVFGEMLTFKSLLATADNPQTRKIMLASKAEDMINTVVRQIAFYTFERKVHTERRNGELTADKIGELWLSVQGESLGPAIKLNEGYETFWTYIPHFIHSPFYVYAYAFGDCLVNSLYAVYEDADAGFQQKYFDLLKAGGTKHHSELLAPFGLSASDPDFWKKGLSVIEGLIDELEALEQA